The following are encoded together in the Prionailurus viverrinus isolate Anna chromosome B3, UM_Priviv_1.0, whole genome shotgun sequence genome:
- the LOC125167397 gene encoding olfactory receptor 10G2-like, whose product MKPFSHHLLWIFPWSDFTTHPDILQKDMRETKNTSLDTVVTGFNLLGLPHPPSLRTLLFLVFFIIYILTQLGNLLILLTVWADPKLHARPMYILLGVLSFLDMWLSSVIVPQLILDFTPTSKAMPFGGCVAQLYFFHFLGSTQCFLYTLMAYDRYLAICQPLRYPVLMNGRLCTILVAGAWVAGSIHGSLQATLTFRLPYCGPNQVDYFFCDIPAVLRLACADTTVNELVTFVDIGVVAASCFMLILLSYACIVHAILKIRTADGRRRAFSTCGSHLTVVTVYYVPCIFTYLRAGSKSPLDGAVAVFYTVVTPLLNPLIYTLRNQEVKSALKRITAGGKATRENK is encoded by the coding sequence ATGAAACCATTCTCTCACCACCTCCTGTGGATATTTCCCTGGTCTGACTTCACCACTCATCCCGACATACTACAGAAAGACATGAGAGAGACCAAAAACACATCCCTGGACACCGTCGTGACAGGCTTCAATCTCCTGGGCTTACCTCACCCCCCCAGTCTGAGGACCCTCCTCTTCCTGGTCTTCTTCATCATTTACATCCTGACTCAACTGGGGAACCTGCTCATTCTGCTCACCGTGTGGGCTGACCCAAAGCTCCACGCTCGCCCCATGTACATTCTTCTGGGCGTGCTCTCATTCCTGGACATGTGGCTCTCCTCAGTCATTGTCCCTCAGCTAATATTGGATTTTACTCCTACCAGCAAGGCAATGCCCTTTGGTGGCTGTGTGGCTCAACTGTATTTCTTTCACTTCCTGGGCAGCACCCAGTGTTTCCTCTACACCTTGATGGCCTACGACAGGTACCTGGCAATATGCCAGCCCCTGCGCTACCCCGTGCTCATGAATGGGAGGTTATGCACCATCCTCGTGGCTGGGGCTTGGGTGGCCGGCTCCATCCATGGGTCTCTCCAGGCCACCCTGACCTTCCGTCTGCCATACTGTGGGCCCAACCAAGTGGATTATTTTTTCTGTGACATCCCTGCAGTATTGAGACTGGCCTGTGCTGACACGACCGTCAATGAGCTTGTGACCTTTGTGGACATTGGGGTGGTGGCTGCCAGTTGCTTCATGTTAATTCTGCTCTCCTACGCCTGCATAGTCCACGCCATCCTCAAGATACGCACTGCTGATGGGCGGCGCCGAGCCTTCTCCACCTGCGGCTCCCACCTAACCGTGGTCACAGTCTACTATGTCCCCTGCATTTTCACCTACCTCAGGGCTGGCTCCAAGAGTCCCCTGGATGGGGCAGTGGCTGTGTTTTACACTGTTGTCACTCCATTACTGAACCCCCTCATCTATACCCTgaggaaccaggaagtgaagtccGCTCTGAAGAGAATAACAGCAGGTGGAAAGGCCACCAGAGAAAACAAGTAA
- the LOC125167400 gene encoding olfactory receptor 10G2 — protein sequence MGETKNTSLDTVVTGFILLGLPHPPSLRTLLFLVFFIIYILTQLGNLLILLTVWADPKLHARPMYILLGVLSFLDMWLSSVIVPRLILDFTPASKAMPFGGCVAQLYFFHFLGSTQCFLYTLMAYDRYLAICQPLRYPVLMNGRLCTILVAGAWVAGSIHGSLQATLTFRLPYCGPNQVDYFICDIPAVLRLACADTTVNELVTFVDIGVVAASCFMLILLSYTCIVRAILKIRTADGRRRAFSTCGSHLTVVTVYYVPCIFTYLRAGSKSPLDGAVAVFYTVVTPLLNPLIYTLRNQEVKSALKRITAGGKATRENK from the coding sequence ATGGGAGAGACCAAAAACACATCCCTTGACACCGTCGTGACAGGCTTCATTCTCCTGGGCTTACCTCACCCCCCCAGTCTGAGGACCCTCCTCTTCCTGGTCTTCTTCATCATTTATATCCTGACTCAGCTGGGGAACCTGCTCATTCTGCTCACCGTGTGGGCTGACCCAAAGCTCCACGCTCGCCCCATGTACATTCTTCTGGGCGTGCTCTCATTCCTGGACATGTGGCTCTCCTCAGTCATTGTCCCTCGGCTAATATTGGATTTTACTCCTGCCAGCAAGGCAATGCCCTTTGGTGGCTGTGTGGCTCAACTGTATTTCTTTCACTTCCTGGGCAGCACCCAGTGTTTCCTCTACACCTTGATGGCCTACGACAGGTACCTGGCAATATGCCAGCCCCTGCGCTACCCCGTGCTCATGAATGGGAGGTTATGCACCATCCTCGTGGCTGGGGCTTGGGTGGCCGGCTCCATCCATGGGTCTCTCCAGGCCACCCTGACCTTCCGTCTGCCATACTGTGGGCCCAACCAAGTGGATTACTTTATCTGTGACATCCCTGCAGTATTGAGACTGGCCTGTGCTGACACGACCGTCAATGAGCTTGTGACCTTTGTGGACATTGGGGTGGTGGCTGCCAGTTGCTTCATGTTAATTCTGCTCTCCTACACCTGCATAGTCCGCGCCATCCTCAAGATACGCACTGCTGATGGGCGGCGCCGAGCCTTCTCCACCTGCGGCTCCCACCTAACCGTGGTCACAGTCTACTATGTCCCCTGCATTTTCACCTACCTCAGGGCTGGCTCCAAGAGTCCCCTGGATGGGGCAGTGGCTGTGTTTTACACTGTTGTCACTCCATTACTGAACCCCCTCATCTATACCCTgaggaaccaggaagtgaagtctGCTCTGAAGAGAATAACAGCAGGTGGAAAGGCCACCAGAGAAAACAAGTAA